TTGCTTCTCTTGGGGATTCATAGTTTTGCTGAGCCCAAAATGGATAAGCAAAAGTGATCTTTGGATAAAATACAATGCTCGAAATGAAAAGCAGAGTACAGATAAATAAACTTGTTTTTTTCATGATTTGATTTTTAAGACCTTTCATTTTTTATGCCCACCATGGATTTTCATTGGTTCTAAAGTCAGTTTCTGACCATTGTTTAACGAGTACAGCATCATCTTCAATATCGACATGCGCTAGGGCTAAAGATAAAGGAGCAGGCCCTCTTACTACTTTCCCATTAGTATCGTACTGACTGCCATGACAAGGACATATAAATTTATTAGCACCACTATCCCATGGGACAACGCAACCTAAATGAGTACAAATTGCATTTAAACCAAATTCTCCTATTTCCCCACCCTCATTAACTATTAAATAAGTTGGATCTCCCTTTAGACCCTGCACAAGACTTCTGTCTCCTGCTTGATGGGTAGCTAACCAACCTGTCTTACTTATTGGATTCCCTAATTCATCTTTAGCAGAAGTTCCACCACCACCACCGCCTGCTCTTAAAGGCATGAAATAATTAGCTACAGGGTAAAGGGCTCCTAAAGCTACACCAGTTGCAGTACCAAATGTAAGAAGATTCATAAATTGCCTTCGACCCATTGATGGGACATCATTGGAACTTAATTGAGTCATTCGCTACTTGGTTCTGTTATTTATTAGTTATTATGAATCAAATTGATCAATTTCTGTTGCAAATAGATAGGACTTTTAATAATTTAAAGTAAAAGTTTAGGAAGTCCTAATTAATTGATTTAAATGAACCCATTGCTCGTAGATGAAGTTATACATTATTTGATTCATCGCTGGGGGAAAAAATATGATTTTAGACTCTTTAGAAGAGGAAAATTTGTATATTTTCAAATGATGTGGGGATTTCTTGGACAGGAATCATTCCCTTTAAGTGAAGATGAATATAAAAAATCGATAGCTGATAAAATCGAGATTTTAAATAGATGTGGATATTCTGAAGAAGTAAGAGAATGGCTAAAGAAAGTCAATGCTAAGCCGAGGTTAGGTAGAGCTGTCAGCTTGCAATTAAATCTTAATGAGAAGATGAAAGAGTTTTTGACTTAAGATTTTCTGATAAGTAAGTTAAACCAGTACCCACAAAAAATAAAAACACAATCGATATAGATAGCAATGACATAGTCAATGGGTCTGTTGAAGGGGTAATCACTGCAGATAATATTGCAGAGGAAATTACAACGATCTTCCAATTCGAAATCATTTTTTCTGTTGTAATTATTCCAAGAGAACCAAGAATAAATTGTAATACTGGCAATTGAAAAGCTATTGCAGTGCTAGACATTAATAACAGAACAAAATCAAAATATCTTTCTATAGACCAAGTTGGTTCAACAATATCAGCACCAAAACTAATGAAGAAATTTATTGCTGCAGGGACTAATATCCACCAGGAAAAAATTAATCCTAAAAAAAACAGAAGACCTGAGCCAAAAACTGCGGGCAATATAAGGCTTTTTTCTTGTTTTGTTAAACCAGGAGAAATAAATAATATTATTTGATAAAAAATATAAGGCATAGAAACTATTAATCCGCTGTAACCTGCAACTTTAATAGCGACAAATAAAAACTCTCCTGGAGCAAGTTGTAGTAAATGAATATCACCAGCTGGGATTTCTAAAAAAGATATTAATGGCTTTATGATGAGAAAACTGAAGAATATTGAAATAAGTATTGAGTAAATTGAGTGTAGGATCCTTTGACGCAGCTCCTCTAAATGATCACTAAAAGTCATCGAATCTGATAATTTATTCTCACTTTGACCTGAACCTCTCATTATTTTTAGATAAAGATTTTGTAAGAAAAAGGTTTAAAATTACTATTGTCAAAGTCCAATTTATTTTCGATAAATTTAATTATTTGCTTAATTTAGGATTAGTTGGATCTGGTAATAAGAAAGGAGGGGCATCATTTAGGGATGATTCACCATAAGTTTCATATTCTCTATATCCACCCATTTTTCCATTTGTTTTCATTAAAGCGCTTACGAAGGCAAGAAGTAAGAAAACAGTAGGAGCTCCAATTATTAATGCAGCACCAAATAGATATCCAACAATAAATTCTGGGAAACTATGATTTCCTAAAAATTCATGAGTGCCCAAAAGAAAATCAAACATTTAAATTTAAAAATTTTTTTTATTATAAACTAAATTACTGTTTTAAGATTTTTTTTA
The Prochlorococcus marinus XMU1411 genome window above contains:
- the petC gene encoding cytochrome b6-f complex iron-sulfur subunit, which produces MTQLSSNDVPSMGRRQFMNLLTFGTATGVALGALYPVANYFMPLRAGGGGGGTSAKDELGNPISKTGWLATHQAGDRSLVQGLKGDPTYLIVNEGGEIGEFGLNAICTHLGCVVPWDSGANKFICPCHGSQYDTNGKVVRGPAPLSLALAHVDIEDDAVLVKQWSETDFRTNENPWWA
- a CDS encoding DUF3067 family protein, whose product is MNPLLVDEVIHYLIHRWGKKYDFRLFRRGKFVYFQMMWGFLGQESFPLSEDEYKKSIADKIEILNRCGYSEEVREWLKKVNAKPRLGRAVSLQLNLNEKMKEFLT
- the tatC gene encoding twin-arginine translocase subunit TatC, encoding MRGSGQSENKLSDSMTFSDHLEELRQRILHSIYSILISIFFSFLIIKPLISFLEIPAGDIHLLQLAPGEFLFVAIKVAGYSGLIVSMPYIFYQIILFISPGLTKQEKSLILPAVFGSGLLFFLGLIFSWWILVPAAINFFISFGADIVEPTWSIERYFDFVLLLMSSTAIAFQLPVLQFILGSLGIITTEKMISNWKIVVISSAILSAVITPSTDPLTMSLLSISIVFLFFVGTGLTYLSENLKSKTLSSSH